The Kluyveromyces marxianus DMKU3-1042 DNA, complete genome, chromosome 6 genome window below encodes:
- the APM3 gene encoding Apm3p, whose protein sequence is MIVSIYINDRRQDTLFQYSNVAECPTFRQLMNKLQSKDAEWEQRYCSELNSELKVCKYTSPSSSIIYWCLSSTSESSMSVISLLEEIDLLLLQYFDKTQLSKVKINNNLDRLAMVFHCIFDGGNPAILESNRLKAMVPAKNDLAKMIKNTTHSITKTLQQSEGTSSFFQGATNSRYPRSSSSSISSFNVAGAASGGSGTPAVQSVDESGIPWRMNAVNYSNNELFIDMVEEVHASVKRGKLVTGYIKGQIDLNSHLSGQPLVEMDLDLLDHKLSHLNSTFHRCILEDKANNLNDLIEGKFKRLSFVPPDGRTRLCDYTIPLNARNSSSLGLVNVNLQTGLGRRSDEFEIRVTVGMSTKVSEVENINLTIKMNRNFKGSVRVMRNTHGGVETNMSRSELHWHLDKNMVGGSMAVLRCIAEPEGAAGTTGNSGTLVPEHASPEDYRTNSSTPHTTATTSAAIAGQNDTVPVSLLKPAYINCHYQHQSELLSGIKLKSIDVVNTSGAKPFKGVKYTTKTGTLEYR, encoded by the coding sequence ATGATTGTTAGCATCTATATCAATGACAGGCGACAGGATACTCTATTTCAGTATTCTAATGTTGCGGAGTGTCCTACTTTCCGACAATTGATGAACAAACTACAAAGCAAGGATGCTGAGTGGGAACAGAGATATTGCAGCGAGCTTAATTCTGAACTGAAGGTATGCAAGTACACATCGCCGTCAAGCTCAATCATATATTGGTGTTTGAGCTCTACATCTGAGTCCTCGATGAGTGTTATATCTCTATTGGAGGAGATAGACCTATTATTATTGCAGTATTTTGACAAGACTCAATTAAGCAAGGTGAAGATAAACAACAACTTGGACCGGTTGGCCATGGTTTTCCATTGTATATTTGACGGTGGTAACCCTGCGATCTTGGAATCTAACCGCTTGAAGGCTATGGTTCCAGCCAAAAACGATCTCGCGAAGATGATCAAAAATACGACGCATTCTATTACGAAGACCTTGCAGCAGTCCGAGGGAACGTCTTCATTCTTCCAAGGTGCGACGAACTCGAGGTATCctcgttcttcttcgagTTCTATCTCTTCATTTAATGTAGCAGGTGCTGCCAGTGGCGGTTCAGGGACCCCGGCTGTCCAATCTGTAGATGAATCTGGAATCCCTTGGAGAATGAATGCAGTAAATTATTCCAACAACGAATTGTTTATAGACATGGTAGAGGAAGTGCATGCTTCTGTCAAACGTGGTAAACTGGTAACCGGGTATATCAAGGGCCAGATTGACCTGAACAGTCATCTAAGCGGGCAGCCGTTGGTTGAAATGGATCTCGATCTATTAGACCACAAGTTAAGCCATTTAAATTCGACATTCCACAGATGTATCCTCGAAGACAAGGCCAACAACTTGAACGATCTAATTGAGggaaaattcaaaagactGTCTTTTGTTCCTCCAGATGGACGTACTAGGCTCTGCGACTACACCATTCCACTAAACGCACGGAACTCCAGCTCATTGGGGCTTGTAAATGTGAACTTGCAGACCGGACTTGGAAGACGTTCAGACGAGTTCGAAATTCGTGTCACAGTGGGAATGAGCACAAAGGTGAGTGAGGTGGAAAACATAAATTTGACAATCAAAATGAACAGGAACTTCAAAGGTTCGGTGCGTGTCATGAGAAACACCCACGGCGGTGTGGAAACCAACATGTCACGTTCAGAACTCCATTGGCACCTAGACAAGAATATGGTTGGAGGATCAATGGCTGTCTTACGCTGTATTGCGGAACCTGAGGGGGCCGCCGGAACCACAGGAAATTCAGGCACATTAGTACCGGAACACGCATCCCCAGAAGACTACCGTACAAACTCCTCGACTCCTCATACTACCGCCACTACTTCTGCTGCTATTGCCGGTCAGAATGACACTGTTCCTGTGTCCTTGCTCAAACCTGCATATATAAATTGTCACTACCAACACCAATCAGAACTTCTATCAGGCATAAAGTTGAAGTCTATCGACGTAGTCAACACAAGCGGTGCAAAACCCTTCAAAGGAGTGAAATACACTACCAAAACGGGAACTCTCGAGTACAGGTGA
- the CTI6 gene encoding Cti6p, translating to MKRETRERNHRSGQEEEKYVEESEFEQEDEGETRCICGRIEPPDDSGLYIQCEECHVWQHGYCVGITEEDTPDKYWCEQCKPDLHSLYSTDIGEKRSIYKPIQQRRRKHRKTKRNSESESEGSVDAQSPSSSGLNGSVGSQRVSRQRRNSGNADVSNKREDPDEIVADDGTTEEKEVDEPKTELDEFEENQKHSDRKRATSSAREEKHYQLMLEKALRESRRSSKDGPEEQDGSDHLKDEASTGKMPSPKLSSRDTESLEVNEWETEDSTSQSRKRGRAATKSTSPSESEEDSKSKRSRRGKTASSSQSNSRNAKAGGRGSRNGRSNGSKASGSSGSSNSSKSNGSTTSEIGINKPLKPRIPSQRTTIHEMRRRVNAILEFISRTQLELSEDQLQKEQLCQFVENEEFLENINKIFSNYDESLKSMDDLTRKLLLWEQKFSTIH from the coding sequence ATGAAACGAGAAACAAGGGAACGCAATCATAGGAGCGGACAGGAGGAGGAGAAGTACGTGGAGGAATCTGAGTTTGAGCAAGAGGACGAAGGTGAAACTCGGTGTATATGTGGTAGAATTGAGCCGCCAGATGACTCTGGTCTTTATATTCAGTGCGAAGAGTGTCATGTTTGGCAGCATGGATACTGTGTAGGTATCACTGAAGAAGATACACCAGATAAGTACTGGTGTGAGCAGTGTAAGCCTGATCTTCATTCACTATACTCTACAGATATTGGTGAAAAGAGATCGATCTACAAGCCTATACAGCAGCGTCGCAGAAAACATAGGAAGACTAAGAGGAATTCTGAATCTGAGAGTGAAGGGTCGGTCGATGCCCAATCGCCATCTAGTTCTGGATTGAACGGTTCTGTAGGTTCTCAAAGAGTATCTAGACAGCGTAGAAACAGTGGAAATGCAGATGTCTCTAACAAGAGAGAGGATCCTGATGAAATTGTTGCGGATGATGGTACTACCGAGGAGAAGGAAGTGGACGAACCAAAGACCGAATTGGAcgaatttgaagaaaaccaaaaacattCTGATCGCAAGCGTGCTACTTCCAGTGCAAGAGAGGAAAAGCATTATCAGCTAATGTTAGAAAAAGCGTTGCGTGAGAGTAGACGCTCTTCTAAGGATGGACCTGAAGAGCAGGATGGAAGCGACCATTTGAAAGACGAAGCAAGCACTGGCAAGATGCCATCGCCAAAATTGTCTTCAAGAGACACGGAGTCTCTGGAAGTGAACGAATGGGAAACAGAAGACTCCACTAGCCAATCCAGAAAAAGAGGGAGAGCTGCTACGAAATCTACATCTCCATCTGAGTCAGAAGAAGACTCGAAATCGAAGAGATCAAGAAGAGGGAAAACTGCTAGTTCTTCTCAAAGCAATTCCAGAAATGCAAAGGCTGGAGGAAGAGGCTCTAGAAATGGCAGGTCTAATGGCTCGAAGGCGTCTGGGTCGTCTGGTAGCTCCAATTCTTCTAAATCAAATGGCTCAACTACATCCGAAATAGGGATAAATAAGCCTCTAAAACCTCGGATCCCTTCTCAAAGGACAACTATACATGAAATGAGACGCAGGGTGAATGCAATACTGGAATTTATATCCAGAACTCAACTTGAACTGTCCGAAGATCAGCTTCAAAAAGAGCAATTATGTCAATTTGTTGAGAATGAAGAATTTCTGGAAAacataaataaaatattctCCAACTATGATGAATCATTGAAGTCAATGGATGATCTTACGAGAAAGCTTCTCCTTTGGGAGCAAAAATTCAGTACAATTCATTAG
- the VPS45 gene encoding Vps45p: protein MNLFQVGDFYIDRLANFQGRTSDISIQEKSRVKALLLDNDTISTISMCTTQTELLKHEIYLVDKLGNFNRDPMPHLKCLCYLKPTEETISNLLRELQDPKYGEYQIFFNNQVSKSQLERLAERDDMEVVTHIEEVFQDYLIVNKDVFTLELPLYNLLENQLLWNPKGLQETSSGLLSLLLSLKLNPTIAYDSQSKICHKLAKDLEYEIKTNERQLFDFPVRDSNPLLIVLDRKSDPLTPLLQPWTYQSMINEYIGIKRNLVDLSAVPNIDPELKQVVLSPKQDKFFQETMYMNFGDLADKVKNYVDQYKAKANITKQINTIEDIKAFIEKYPEFKKLSGNISKHMAIVSELDRQLQVKNIWEVSELEQNLATHDDNNHDFNELKRLLGLTTVESYFKLKLCCIFVLRHGSNGGRVKEIENILRQQCDPAQVALYFQFKNRFKSSFKVRADPQDNDLISGLTKKFNKLGSSGAENVFMQHVPELTRILSDLDKNKFPQSGIKLLNERIDTKTYIPQDVVIFIVGGLTIEESRAVHQFNEKYRKGKDNCRIIIGGTSILTTEQFLTDVSAINDKPEDLL from the coding sequence ATGAATCTTTTTCAGGTAGGGGACTTTTATATTGATCGTTTAGCGAATTTTCAGGGCAGGACGTCTGATATATCTATACAGGAGAAATCTAGGGTCAAAGCGTTGTTGTTGGACAATGATACTATAAGCACTATTTCGATGTGTACCACTCAGACAGAGTTATTGAAACATGAGATATACTTGGTGGATAAATTGGGAAATTTCAATCGAGATCCAATGCCTCATTTGAAGTGTTTGTGTTATTTGAAGCCTACGGAAGAGACAATTAGCAATCTTTTGCGGGAGCTTCAGGATCCCAAGTACGGAGAATAccaaatattcttcaacaatcaAGTCAGTAAGTCACAATTGGAGCGGCTTGCAGAAAGAGATGACATGGAGGTAGTGACACACATTGAAGAGGTATTTCAAGATTACTTGATAGTGAATAAAGATGTTTTCACGCTTGAGCTCCCTCTTTACAACCTTTTGGAAAATCAACTTTTGTGGAATCCAAAGGGATTGCAAGAAACCAGTAGCGGCCTCTtatctcttcttctatCTCTTAAGCTCAATCCTACTATTGCGTACGATTCGCAGAGCAAAATTTGCCATAAACTGGCAAAAGATTTAGAGTATGAGATCAAGACAAATGAAAGGCAGCTGTTCGATTTTCCGGTGAGAGATTCAAATCCGCTATTAATAGTACTTGATAGGAAATCTGATCCACTAACACCCTTGCTACAACCGTGGACTTATCAATCAATGATAAACGAGTATATTGGTATCAAGAGAAACTTAGTAGATCTATCGGCTGTTCCCAATATCGATCCTGAATTGAAACAAGTCGTCCTATCCCCAAAGCAGGACaaattcttccaagaaacaaTGTATATGAACTTTGGTGATCTAGCAGATAAAGTTAAGAACTACGTGGACCAATACAAGGCAAAGGCAAATATAACAAAACAGATCAACACCATTGAAGATATCAAAGCATTTATTGAGAAATATCCGGAGTTTAAAAAGCTTTCTGGAAATATTTCCAAGCATATGGCTATTGTAAGTGAACTAGACAGGCAACTTCAAGTAAAGAATATTTGGGAAGTTAGTGAACTAGAGCAAAATTTAGCTACTCATGACGATAATAACCACGATTTTAATGAGTTGAAGAGGCTTCTAGGTTTAACTACCGTGGAGTCATATTTTAAATTGAAGCTTTGCtgtatttttgttctaCGACATGGATCCAATGGAGGTAGAgtgaaagaaatagaaaatattctAAGACAGCAATGCGATCCTGCACAAGTAGCCCTATATTTCCAATTCAAAAACCGATTTAAGTCATCCTTTAAAGTACGTGCAGATCCACAGGATAATGATTTAATAAGTGGTCtcacaaaaaaattcaataaaCTGGGCAGTAGCGGAGCAGAAAATGTGTTCATGCAACATGTTCCAGAACTTACTCGTATTTTGAGCGACTTAGATAAAAACAAATTCCCACAGTCCGGTATAAAGTTGTTGAATGAAAGAATTGATACAAAAACATATATCCCACAGGATGTGGTAATCTTTATTGTAGGAGGGTTAACGATTGAAGAATCCAGAGCTGTTCATCAGTTCAACGAAAAATACCGTAAGGGCAAAGACAATTGCCGTATAATTATCGGTGGTACCTCAATTTTAACTACAGAACAATTTTTAACTGACGTATCCGCAATTAATGACAAACCGGAGGATTTACTATGA